Proteins co-encoded in one Gloeomargarita sp. SRBZ-1_bins_9 genomic window:
- the dnaG gene encoding DNA primase, whose protein sequence is MDTPRLHPETIEQVRRKLDIVDIVSTRVVLRRQGKDLVGLCPFHDDKNPSFHVNPQKQLYHCFSCGAGGDAIKFLMELGKTSFQEVILDLAHRYQVPIRTLEPEQQKQLQQQLARRQQLYEILAVAAHFYAYALAQKNNQMVMDYLTQKRRLTPETIQAFQLGYAPHGWQTLYSYLVEHKGFPAPLVAEAGLIVPRSSGGYYDRFRNRLMIPIRDAQGRVIGFGGRSLDGEEPKYLNSPETPLFNKSQVLFALDKAKEAIARADEVLVVEGYFDAIALHQAGLTHTVAVLGTALNADQVRLLLRYTESKRVILNFDADAAGQKAVDRVIAEVQTMAYRGEVALHVLYLPAGKDAADYLQEHTAEDYQALVRAAPLWLDWQINRILLQRDNRRPDQLMAILRELADLLRQIPNPALRLRYLSTAVNDLSQGNARLVLQLEAYLRRLLRRCDVAPQRFVPPVTSANLLEAAEAQLLRIYLHLPPYRQAVVDALEEWDLAFGTPHHRWLWQQIRALEQRVAQSGGVPYTLDLIQALQRLHQDYPEEMRQVQGLFQLNEVTALELRQPPLVIQSAVATIARVICEKNCQQLLSLWQERSQLLSQTQDLQERQALLAELQRLQDSIQAEKSYLEHLDRQRCWQPARPSLAATDPGQPSIEIDTADWSS, encoded by the coding sequence ATGGACACGCCCCGGCTGCACCCGGAAACCATCGAACAGGTGCGGCGAAAGTTAGACATTGTGGACATCGTTTCCACCCGGGTGGTGCTGCGGCGCCAGGGGAAGGATTTGGTGGGCCTATGTCCCTTCCACGACGATAAAAACCCCAGTTTTCATGTCAATCCCCAAAAGCAGCTCTATCACTGCTTCAGTTGTGGCGCCGGGGGGGATGCCATCAAGTTCCTGATGGAGCTAGGGAAAACCTCATTTCAAGAGGTGATCCTGGACCTGGCCCATCGCTATCAAGTTCCCATTCGTACCCTGGAGCCGGAACAACAAAAACAACTGCAACAGCAACTTGCCCGCCGGCAACAACTCTACGAAATCCTGGCCGTGGCCGCCCACTTTTACGCCTACGCCCTGGCTCAGAAGAACAATCAAATGGTGATGGATTACCTCACCCAAAAACGGCGGTTGACCCCGGAGACCATCCAGGCGTTTCAACTGGGTTATGCGCCCCACGGCTGGCAGACCCTCTACAGCTATCTGGTGGAACACAAGGGATTTCCAGCCCCCCTGGTGGCCGAGGCGGGGTTGATTGTGCCGCGCTCCAGCGGTGGCTACTACGACCGGTTCCGCAACCGCTTGATGATTCCCATTCGGGATGCCCAGGGGCGGGTGATTGGGTTTGGGGGCCGCAGTCTCGATGGCGAAGAACCCAAGTATCTCAACTCGCCGGAAACACCCCTGTTCAACAAAAGCCAGGTCCTGTTTGCCCTGGATAAGGCCAAGGAGGCCATTGCCCGCGCTGATGAGGTGCTGGTGGTGGAGGGTTATTTCGACGCCATAGCCCTGCACCAGGCCGGCCTGACCCACACCGTGGCCGTATTAGGAACTGCCTTGAACGCGGACCAGGTGCGATTGCTCCTGCGCTATACGGAATCCAAGCGGGTGATTCTGAACTTTGATGCGGACGCGGCCGGCCAAAAAGCGGTGGATCGGGTGATCGCCGAGGTGCAGACCATGGCCTACCGGGGGGAAGTGGCGTTGCACGTGTTGTATCTACCTGCTGGCAAGGACGCCGCCGACTACCTGCAAGAACACACCGCCGAAGACTACCAGGCCCTGGTGCGGGCGGCCCCCCTGTGGTTGGACTGGCAGATCAACCGGATTTTGCTGCAACGGGACAACCGCCGACCCGACCAGTTAATGGCCATTCTGCGGGAGTTAGCCGACCTGCTGCGTCAAATTCCCAATCCGGCCCTGCGCCTGCGCTACCTCAGTACAGCGGTCAACGACCTGAGCCAGGGAAACGCCCGGTTGGTATTGCAACTGGAGGCCTACCTGCGTCGGCTCCTGCGCCGGTGTGATGTTGCCCCACAGCGGTTTGTACCACCGGTGACCAGCGCCAATTTACTAGAGGCGGCCGAGGCCCAACTCCTGCGGATCTACCTACACTTGCCCCCCTATCGCCAAGCGGTGGTGGATGCCCTGGAGGAGTGGGATTTGGCCTTTGGTACGCCCCATCACCGCTGGCTATGGCAGCAAATTCGGGCGCTGGAGCAACGGGTTGCCCAAAGCGGTGGCGTGCCCTACACCCTGGACCTGATTCAGGCCCTGCAACGGCTCCACCAGGATTACCCCGAAGAAATGCGCCAGGTCCAGGGATTGTTCCAGCTCAACGAAGTGACGGCGTTAGAACTGCGCCAGCCCCCTTTGGTCATCCAATCGGCTGTGGCCACCATCGCCCGCGTGATCTGCGAAAAGAACTGCCAGCAGCTGCTTTCTCTGTGGCAGGAGCGCAGCCAATTGCTCAGTCAAACCCAGGACCTACAGGAGCGCCAGGCCCTTTTGGCCGAACTGCAACGCCTACAGGACTCCATCCAGGCGGAGAAAAGCTATTTGGAACACCTGGACCGGCAACGCTGCTGGCAACCTGCCCGTCCGAGCCTGGCGGCAACCGACCCCGGGCAGCCCTCCATTGAGATTGACACCGCTGATTGGTCGAGCTAA
- a CDS encoding TM2 domain-containing protein, with protein MTTNPPDMTNKKILAGVLAIVLGALGVHKFVLGYTTEGLIMLLVTLVGGIITCGLASAAMGIVGLIEGIIYLTKSDEEFAHTYIFNKKGWL; from the coding sequence ATGACCACCAATCCACCCGACATGACCAATAAAAAGATACTGGCCGGTGTCCTGGCGATTGTGCTGGGTGCCCTGGGGGTGCATAAGTTTGTTCTGGGCTACACCACCGAGGGATTGATCATGCTGCTGGTGACCCTGGTCGGCGGCATCATCACCTGTGGTTTAGCCTCGGCGGCGATGGGAATTGTCGGCCTGATCGAAGGGATTATCTACCTCACCAAAAGTGACGAGGAATTTGCCCATACCTACATCTTCAACAAAAAGGGTTGGCTATAG
- a CDS encoding YbjN domain-containing protein, giving the protein MHFASKPQRACYEKIRPWMQELFGDQLEVRDDLPIFIIPRGSAYAAVEVLPWTENDALICTWSYVVKGAELKPELLQYLLRKNTEIPFGAFGIDEDGDILLEHTIVGSTCDPKELETSARSIMEMADRFDDEIAALAGGQRAADRLGLQSS; this is encoded by the coding sequence ATGCACTTTGCCAGCAAGCCGCAACGGGCCTGCTACGAAAAAATCCGTCCTTGGATGCAAGAGCTATTCGGCGACCAGTTGGAAGTGCGGGATGATTTACCCATTTTTATCATCCCCCGGGGGTCGGCTTATGCTGCGGTAGAAGTATTGCCCTGGACCGAGAACGATGCCCTCATTTGTACCTGGTCCTACGTGGTCAAGGGCGCAGAACTCAAACCGGAACTGTTGCAGTACCTGTTGCGCAAAAACACGGAAATTCCCTTCGGGGCCTTCGGCATTGACGAGGACGGGGATATTTTGCTTGAGCACACGATAGTGGGTTCAACGTGTGACCCCAAGGAGCTGGAAACTTCCGCCCGTTCGATTATGGAAATGGCCGACCGCTTTGACGACGAAATCGCCGCCCTGGCGGGGGGCCAACGCGCGGCTGACCGCTTGGGGCTACAATCGTCATAA
- a CDS encoding adenylate/guanylate cyclase domain-containing protein, with the protein METAASPLAEMAILVVDDSPSQRLSLLAILKAAGFQRLYACDSAQEAFALLHRQPVDLILMDVSMPKINGIEACRHLKSQPAFHDIPVIMVTASVEVSDLESAFEAGATDYIVKPPHQIELLARVRSCLRLKHETDQRKAKEAQLRQALQSLDEQHRLLRLEQEKSERLLLNILPKPVAERLKQGQQVIADHFPAVTVLFADIVDFTSLAARMPAQEVVALLNGVFSQFDHLAERHGLEKIKTIGDAYMVVGGLPMSRPDHAQAVAAFALDVLATLQADENTQRLLRVRIGMHSGPVVAGVIGTKKFIYDLWGDTVNTASRMQMVGHPNTIQVSEATYHLLKAEFVLQERGVIPVKGKGEMRVYYLLGRR; encoded by the coding sequence ATGGAAACAGCGGCCAGTCCTCTAGCGGAGATGGCCATCTTGGTTGTGGACGATTCTCCCAGTCAGCGGTTGTCCTTACTGGCCATCCTAAAGGCGGCGGGTTTCCAACGGCTGTACGCCTGCGATAGCGCCCAGGAGGCCTTCGCTCTCCTGCATCGGCAGCCTGTGGATTTAATCCTCATGGACGTGAGCATGCCCAAAATCAACGGCATCGAAGCCTGCCGCCACCTGAAAAGCCAACCCGCATTCCACGATATTCCCGTCATTATGGTCACCGCCAGTGTGGAGGTGTCCGACCTGGAATCGGCGTTTGAAGCGGGGGCAACGGATTACATCGTCAAACCACCCCACCAAATCGAACTCCTGGCCCGGGTGCGTTCCTGTTTGCGGCTCAAGCACGAAACGGACCAGCGCAAAGCCAAGGAAGCCCAATTGCGCCAGGCCCTGCAATCTTTGGATGAACAGCACCGTTTGCTGCGCTTAGAGCAGGAAAAGTCCGAGCGTTTACTGCTCAACATCCTGCCCAAACCGGTAGCGGAACGGCTCAAGCAGGGCCAGCAGGTGATTGCCGACCATTTCCCGGCGGTAACGGTGCTGTTTGCCGATATTGTGGATTTCACCTCGTTAGCCGCCCGCATGCCCGCCCAGGAGGTGGTGGCCCTCCTCAATGGGGTGTTCTCCCAGTTTGATCACCTGGCGGAACGCCATGGCTTGGAGAAGATCAAAACCATCGGCGATGCCTATATGGTGGTGGGGGGATTGCCCATGTCCCGTCCTGACCACGCTCAAGCGGTGGCAGCTTTTGCCCTGGACGTGCTGGCTACCTTACAGGCGGATGAAAACACCCAACGACTGTTGCGGGTACGGATCGGTATGCACAGCGGACCAGTAGTGGCGGGGGTCATCGGCACCAAAAAGTTCATCTACGACCTGTGGGGGGATACGGTGAACACCGCCAGCCGCATGCAAATGGTGGGCCACCCCAACACCATTCAGGTCTCGGAAGCCACCTATCATCTGCTCAAGGCGGAATTTGTCCTCCAGGAACGGGGGGTCATTCCGGTCAAGGGCAAGGGCGAAATGCGGGTGTACTACCTACTGGGCCGCCGTTAG
- a CDS encoding FtsW/RodA/SpoVE family cell cycle protein — protein MVINSLRRWLLPFADPEVLSWSAAARWLQRLTFLWLGVGLVVLFSASLPMSLADHGDGFYYIKRQLAWAILGVLGYSAVLRLPLKWWWRMAGPGLLVCTVLMGLTLSHGTEVNEASRWLALGPLLVQPSELVKPFLILQSSRLFGNWFHVSPMARLCWLGVFALVVGMILLQPNLSMAGLTGMTLWVLALVAGLPWFYLGTTAVTGVLLAGISLMLKDYQRQRVVSFLNPWADPLGHGYQLVQSLLAVGSGGLWGTGLGLSQQKWFFLPIQHTDFIFAVFAEEFGLIGGLLFLAFLLVYGGWGLRVALATETQPALRLVALGATVLLVGQSLLNIGVATGVLPTTGLPLPFFSYGGNSLLASFLLAGLLVRVAREVDRDEVIPWPKRSLHWG, from the coding sequence ATGGTAATCAATAGTCTCCGGCGCTGGTTGTTGCCCTTTGCGGACCCAGAGGTATTGTCCTGGTCGGCGGCGGCCCGCTGGTTGCAACGACTAACGTTTCTGTGGCTGGGGGTGGGCTTGGTGGTGCTATTTTCGGCATCCTTGCCTATGAGTTTGGCCGACCACGGGGATGGATTTTATTACATCAAGCGGCAGTTGGCCTGGGCAATATTGGGGGTCTTGGGCTACAGTGCGGTGTTGCGGCTGCCGCTGAAATGGTGGTGGCGGATGGCCGGACCGGGGTTGTTGGTGTGTACGGTGCTGATGGGGTTGACGCTATCCCATGGCACGGAGGTGAACGAAGCGAGTCGCTGGCTGGCGCTGGGGCCGTTGCTGGTGCAGCCGTCGGAACTGGTGAAACCCTTTCTCATCCTGCAAAGCAGTCGGCTCTTTGGCAATTGGTTCCACGTTTCCCCGATGGCACGGTTGTGTTGGCTGGGGGTGTTTGCCCTGGTGGTGGGCATGATTTTGCTGCAACCGAACCTGAGCATGGCGGGGCTGACGGGGATGACCCTGTGGGTGCTGGCGCTGGTGGCGGGGTTGCCCTGGTTTTATCTGGGAACTACGGCGGTCACGGGCGTGCTCCTGGCCGGGATCAGCCTGATGCTTAAAGACTACCAACGGCAACGGGTGGTATCTTTTCTCAATCCCTGGGCCGACCCCCTGGGGCATGGATATCAACTGGTGCAGAGTTTACTGGCGGTGGGGTCGGGGGGCCTGTGGGGCACGGGGCTGGGCCTGTCCCAACAGAAATGGTTTTTCTTGCCCATCCAGCACACGGATTTTATCTTCGCAGTCTTTGCTGAGGAATTCGGGTTGATTGGGGGGTTGCTGTTTTTGGCGTTTTTGCTGGTGTACGGGGGGTGGGGGCTGCGAGTGGCCCTGGCGACAGAAACGCAACCGGCCCTGCGTTTGGTGGCCCTGGGGGCAACGGTCTTGCTGGTGGGGCAGTCGTTGTTGAATATCGGCGTGGCGACGGGGGTGTTGCCCACTACGGGGTTACCCTTGCCGTTTTTTAGCTACGGGGGGAACTCCCTGTTGGCCAGTTTTCTCCTGGCGGGTCTGCTGGTGCGGGTGGCGCGGGAGGTGGACCGGGACGAGGTCATTCCCTGGCCCAAACGCTCACTACACTGGGGGTAG
- a CDS encoding Fur family transcriptional regulator, with translation MAGKGTGVRSLAEAIQRCQALGMRLSQQRRAILELLWQTGEHLSAREIYHRLNAQGQDIGHTSVYQNLDALASQGVIECIERADGRLYGRISEPHSHVHCLDTQRIQDVWVELPPELIAQVERQTGTKITHYRIDFFGYQHPSPPGESAPVAHRAETG, from the coding sequence ATGGCCGGTAAAGGTACGGGCGTGCGGTCGTTGGCGGAGGCGATCCAGCGGTGTCAAGCGCTGGGGATGCGCTTAAGTCAGCAGCGGCGGGCAATTTTGGAGTTGTTGTGGCAAACGGGGGAGCATTTGTCGGCGCGGGAGATTTACCACCGGTTGAATGCCCAGGGCCAGGACATCGGCCACACGTCGGTGTATCAGAATCTGGATGCCCTGGCGTCCCAAGGGGTAATCGAGTGTATCGAGCGGGCAGATGGGCGTCTCTATGGCCGGATCAGCGAACCCCATAGCCATGTGCATTGCTTAGATACGCAGCGGATTCAGGATGTGTGGGTGGAGCTGCCGCCGGAGTTGATTGCTCAGGTGGAGCGGCAGACGGGCACGAAAATTACCCATTACCGGATTGACTTTTTTGGTTACCAGCACCCTAGTCCACCGGGCGAATCGGCCCCTGTAGCTCACCGCGCAGAAACTGGGTGA
- a CDS encoding ABC transporter ATP-binding protein, whose amino-acid sequence MAQPIIEFRHVHKTLGSRPVLNGVSLAVYPGEAVAIIGPSGAGKSTTLRLMAGLMVPDAGEVWVKGHPQVLVTEGEKSPARIGMVFQEAALFDSLTVAENVGFLLTEHSRLPPERIQELVEQSLERVGLKGIGDRYPAELSGGMRRRVALARAIIADPDTPDDNLDILLYDEPTAGLDPIAAHRIEDLMRHLQKSVQHAATYVVVTHQESTIRRAADRILLLYDGQIRWEGTPADLDTSDNPYLTQFLRGELQGPIRPVD is encoded by the coding sequence ATGGCCCAGCCCATCATCGAATTTCGCCACGTTCACAAAACCCTAGGTAGCCGGCCTGTCCTCAACGGCGTGAGTTTGGCGGTGTATCCTGGGGAAGCGGTGGCCATTATTGGACCATCGGGGGCCGGCAAATCCACAACTCTACGACTCATGGCGGGACTGATGGTGCCCGATGCGGGAGAAGTTTGGGTCAAAGGCCACCCCCAAGTCCTGGTCACCGAAGGGGAAAAAAGCCCAGCCCGCATCGGCATGGTATTTCAGGAAGCGGCCCTGTTTGACTCCCTCACCGTAGCCGAAAACGTAGGTTTTTTGCTGACCGAACACAGTCGCCTACCGCCAGAACGCATCCAGGAACTGGTGGAGCAAAGTTTAGAGCGCGTTGGACTCAAAGGCATCGGCGACCGCTATCCGGCGGAACTTTCGGGGGGCATGCGCCGGCGGGTGGCCCTAGCTCGGGCGATCATCGCAGACCCCGACACCCCCGACGACAATCTAGACATTTTGCTTTATGACGAACCCACCGCCGGCCTAGACCCCATCGCCGCCCATCGCATCGAAGACCTAATGCGCCATTTGCAAAAGTCCGTCCAGCACGCCGCCACCTACGTCGTCGTCACCCACCAAGAAAGCACCATTCGCCGGGCCGCCGACCGCATCTTACTGCTCTACGACGGTCAAATTCGCTGGGAAGGCACCCCCGCCGACCTGGACACCAGCGACAACCCCTATCTCACCCAGTTTCTGCGCGGTGAGCTACAGGGGCCGATTCGCCCGGTGGACTAG